A region from the Acyrthosiphon pisum isolate AL4f chromosome A1, pea_aphid_22Mar2018_4r6ur, whole genome shotgun sequence genome encodes:
- the Rpl14 gene encoding ribosomal protein L14, with the protein MPFKRFVETGRVVYVVDGPYKGKIVSIVDCIDQKTVLVDGPETGVPRSKMRISQIHLTKFKINFPYNGSTRTVRQAWKKADLNKLWVQSRWAEKAANREKRASLGDFERFKLKRARKIRNKIRTNVYQALFNNTYCPKKKTAVAKVAKA; encoded by the exons cctTTCAAGAGGTTTGTGGAAACTGGCCGAGTGGTCTACGTTGTTGATGGTCCTTACAAAGGCAAAATTGTTTCAATAGTCGACTGCATCGATCAAAAAACt GTTTTGGTAGATGGACCAGAAACTGGAGTTCCCAGGTCAAAGATGCGTATTAGCCAAATCCACTTGACCAAGTTTAAGATTAATTTCCCTTACAATGGATCAACCAGAACTGTTCGCCAAGCATGGAAAAAAGCCGATTTAAACAAATTGTGGGTTCAAAGCAGGTGGGCAGAGAAAGCCGCCAACAGGGAgaag CGTGCTTCTTTGGGCGATTTTGAAAGATTCAAGCTTAAGAGAGCAAGAAAAATCAGAAACAAGATCAGGACTAATGTCTACCAAGCACTGTTTAACAACACTTATTGTCCAAAAAAAAAGACAGCAGTCGCTAAAGTTGCTAAGgcgtaa